AACCCTGGCGTCGGGAAGTCAGGTTCTCCCGCGCCGAAGCCGATGACGGGACGGCCGGCGGCCTTGAGGGCCTTAGCCTTGGCATCAACCGCCAACGTGGCAGAGGGCGCAATGGCGCCGAGGCGGGCAGAGACGCGGCGTTCTGGTGCAAGCATGCCAGTCATTGTTCCACTTCGCGCGCGGGAGGTTTTGCGGCCGTTCGCGTTCGGGCGGCAAACCGCGTAACATGGCACTTCGGCGATTGACAGAAGCCATGATGACTCGCGCCCAAAATGTGAGTTGTCGGAGGTTCTCCTCGGGGAGCCAAGGTTGCTGTCGAACACCACCAGGGGTTCTCAACCACCCCGAAGGGCAGTGGCGCAATTGGTAGCGCATCGGTCTCCAAAACCGACGGTTGGGGGTTCGAGTCCCTCCTGCCCTGCGTAGAGCGGGTCTTCCCGCACCGCACAAGCGAAGGAATTATCAAGGTGAGCGAATCTGCAGTGACGGATTCCGGAGAGCGGGACCCACGCCACGAAGAGCGTGAGGGCCTGAACCTCTTCGGTCGCATCGCGCTGTTCGTGCGCCAGGTGATTTCCGAGCTTCGTCGCGTCGTGACCCCCACGCGCGAGGAACTCATCAACTACATCTGGGTCGTGCTTGGATTCGTCGCCGTCATGATGGCGCTGACATTCGCGCTCGACTTCGGCTTCAATTCGCTGACCGAATGGGTCTTCGGCGACTAGCCGAGTAGCCAGACGAAAGGAAAGACGTGAGCACAGATCCCCACGACGCCGTCGACAACATCGACGACGCCGAGGTTGCGCCTGAGCAGGTTGCGCCAGTGGACGACGCTGCAATTGACGACGCTCCAGTGGACGCGGTGGTCGAGGGCGACGACGACACCGTGCCTTCCGACCCAGGAGCGCCGCTTGAGGAGGACGCGCTCACCGTGGCCGACGAGGCGCCCGGCGCCGTCGCCGACGACGAGGTCGACCCCAAGGTCGCTTTCCGCTCCTCGCTGCTCATGCAAGACGGCGACTGGTACGTCGTCCACAGCTACAGCGGCCACGAGAAGCGCGTCAAGCAAGCGATCGAGCACCGCGTCGTGAGCCTCAACATGGAGGACTACATCTTCCAGGTCGAGGTCCCGATGGAAGACGTCGTCGAGTACAAGAACGGCCAGAAGAAGCAGGTCACCCGCGTGCGGATGCCCGGCTACGTGCTGGTGCGGATGGACCTGACCGACGCGTCGTGGGGCGCAGTGCGCAACACGCCCGGCGTGACGGGTTTCGTGGGCCACGCTCACCAGCCAGTGCCGCTTACCCCTGACGAGGTGTACGCGATGATGGCGCCGCCAGCGCCAGCGTCGTCCGCTTCCGACGAAGGTGGCGACGCATCGTCCAGGCCGCAGGTCGAGCTTGACTTCCAGGTGGGAGAGGCGATCACCGTCATCGACGGCCCATTCGCCACGCTGCCCGGCACCATTTCCGAGATCAGTGTGGAGAGCCAGAAGCTCCACGTCCTCGTATCAATCTTCGGCCGCGAAACTCCGGTCGAACTCTCGTTCTCGCAAGTCCAGAAGATCGTCTAGGCGATACCGACAGGCAAGAACGAACCACCAGGCGGCGTGAGCCGCC
The Demequina sp. TMPB413 DNA segment above includes these coding regions:
- the secE gene encoding preprotein translocase subunit SecE; translation: MSESAVTDSGERDPRHEEREGLNLFGRIALFVRQVISELRRVVTPTREELINYIWVVLGFVAVMMALTFALDFGFNSLTEWVFGD
- the nusG gene encoding transcription termination/antitermination protein NusG, which gives rise to MSTDPHDAVDNIDDAEVAPEQVAPVDDAAIDDAPVDAVVEGDDDTVPSDPGAPLEEDALTVADEAPGAVADDEVDPKVAFRSSLLMQDGDWYVVHSYSGHEKRVKQAIEHRVVSLNMEDYIFQVEVPMEDVVEYKNGQKKQVTRVRMPGYVLVRMDLTDASWGAVRNTPGVTGFVGHAHQPVPLTPDEVYAMMAPPAPASSASDEGGDASSRPQVELDFQVGEAITVIDGPFATLPGTISEISVESQKLHVLVSIFGRETPVELSFSQVQKIV